In the Hordeum vulgare subsp. vulgare chromosome 7H, MorexV3_pseudomolecules_assembly, whole genome shotgun sequence genome, one interval contains:
- the LOC123406938 gene encoding homeobox-leucine zipper protein HOX18-like — MERQDLGAWLGLATGGGAVWHPHDGERRPDPVRLNALFPRHGKEERDQDEQKTGGKGARRKMKVAYDDGRSSSSNGPCLSDGGGSDSGGGRRKKLRLTKEQCALLEGSFRAHNILSHVKKQELARQLKLSSRQVEVWFQNRRARTKLKQTEVDCEFLRRWCESLTDENQRLKHQLLELQRSAAAAPAAAGSKLFAQLPRAAAMVNLCPSCDKVAVKN; from the exons ATGGAGCGGCAGGATCTGGGCGCATGGCTTGGCCTAGCAACAGGCGGCGGCGCCGTGTGGCACCCCCACGACGGCGAGCGGCGGCCTGACCCGGTTCGGCTCAACGCGCTGTTCCCGCGGCACGGCAAAGAAGAGCGTGATCAAGACGAACAAAAGACGGGAGGGAAAGGTGCAAGGCGGAAGATGAAGGTCGCCTATGACGACGGCCGATCGTCCTCGTCGAACGGTCCGTGTCTGAGCGATGGCGGTGGTAGCGACTCCGGCGGGGGCAGGAGGAAGAAGCTCCGCCTCACCAAGGAGCAGTGCGCCCTGCTCGAAGGCAGCTTCCGTGCCCACAACATACTTTCTCAT GTTAAGAAGCAGGAGCTGGCGCGGCAACTGAAGCTGAGCTCGAGGCAGGTGGAAGTATGGTTCCAAAATAGAAGAGCCAG AACAAAGCTGAAGCAGACGGAGGTGGACTGCGAGTTCCTGAGGCGGTGGTGCGAGAGCCTGACCGACGAGAACCAGCGGCTGAAGCACCAGCTCCTGGAGCTGCAGCGGTCCGCGGCGGCTGCGCCGGCGGCGGCCGGCTCGAAGCTCTTTGCGCAGCTCCCCAGGGCAGCGGCCATGGTGAACTTATGCCCGTCCTGCGACAAGGTGGCCGTGAAGAACTAG